The following are encoded together in the Halopseudomonas salegens genome:
- a CDS encoding acetyl-CoA hydrolase/transferase C-terminal domain-containing protein yields the protein MSDSPRYFNDCDALVDAILQQLGNRVVLGLPLGLGKANHLINALYRRACADPGISLSILTALTLERPHAGSELEKRFLDPISARLFDDYPALEYARAVRSGELPDNIVVKDFFLQSGQWLGFPLAQQNHASINYTHALNELLDSGVNLILQLIAPQHSDYSGPEPRFSLGCNPDISADLLDRRRQDSLPILSVAQVNSRLPFMAGAADRPDSDFDMILQEPGYEFELFMPPNKPTSATDHAIGLEVANLIEDGGSLQIGIGSIGDAITHSLVLRHQQNALYKDLLDRLGSQRPTRSAAQCEPFTQGLYGVTEMLVEGFLEMITTGIMTREVDGAVVHAGFFVGSPTFYQRLADMPAATRNKIAMMPVSFTNDLYGDEQRKRKARTAARFVNSAMMVTLGGAVISDGLADYQVVSGVGGQYNFIAQAFALEDGRSIITLPSTRTRKGIRQSNIVWDYAHITIPRHLRDIVVTEYGAADLRGKTDAEVINALLAITDSAFQPQLLEQAKKAGKVSADYEIAPAHRNNTPERIHQALQPARDTGQLPDFPLGSGLTREEEHLAVALSRLSSLAGNKRALLPIIAAGLKRRPGPTTLACLERMQLAQPRGFAERLYRALLLGTLETQRA from the coding sequence ATGTCCGATTCTCCTCGCTATTTCAACGATTGTGACGCCCTGGTCGATGCCATTCTGCAGCAACTCGGCAACAGGGTAGTACTTGGCCTGCCCTTGGGACTGGGCAAGGCCAACCACCTTATCAACGCATTATATCGACGTGCCTGTGCCGATCCCGGCATCTCACTGAGCATTCTGACTGCACTGACTCTCGAGCGTCCGCATGCCGGGAGTGAGCTGGAAAAGCGCTTTCTTGACCCGATCTCTGCGCGCCTGTTCGATGACTACCCCGCACTTGAATATGCCCGCGCGGTTCGCTCCGGTGAATTGCCGGACAATATCGTCGTCAAGGATTTCTTTTTGCAGTCGGGCCAGTGGCTTGGTTTCCCTCTGGCCCAACAGAACCATGCCTCAATCAACTATACCCATGCACTGAACGAGCTGCTCGACTCCGGCGTCAACCTGATCCTGCAGCTCATAGCCCCCCAGCACAGTGACTACAGTGGTCCTGAACCCCGTTTCAGCCTCGGCTGCAATCCGGATATCAGCGCGGACCTGCTCGATCGGCGGCGACAGGATAGTTTACCCATCCTCAGCGTTGCTCAGGTCAATTCCCGGTTGCCGTTCATGGCCGGTGCTGCCGACCGGCCCGACAGCGATTTCGACATGATCCTGCAGGAGCCCGGCTACGAATTCGAGTTGTTCATGCCGCCCAACAAACCGACCTCGGCTACCGACCATGCGATCGGTCTGGAAGTAGCCAACCTGATCGAGGACGGTGGCAGCCTGCAGATCGGCATCGGCTCGATCGGTGATGCCATTACCCACAGCCTGGTACTTCGCCATCAACAGAATGCACTGTACAAGGATTTACTCGACAGACTTGGCAGCCAGCGACCTACCCGGTCTGCGGCACAGTGCGAGCCATTTACGCAAGGGCTGTACGGCGTAACCGAAATGCTGGTGGAAGGTTTTCTCGAGATGATCACGACCGGCATCATGACCCGGGAAGTGGACGGAGCGGTGGTGCACGCCGGGTTCTTTGTTGGCAGCCCGACCTTCTACCAACGCCTGGCAGATATGCCCGCGGCAACGCGCAACAAGATCGCCATGATGCCAGTGTCATTCACCAACGACCTCTATGGTGATGAGCAGCGCAAACGAAAGGCCCGTACCGCCGCACGCTTCGTCAATAGTGCCATGATGGTGACGCTGGGCGGTGCAGTGATCTCGGATGGACTCGCTGACTATCAGGTCGTCAGCGGTGTTGGTGGTCAGTACAATTTCATTGCTCAGGCATTCGCCCTCGAAGACGGCAGATCCATCATTACTCTGCCCAGCACGCGCACCCGTAAAGGTATACGCCAGTCGAACATCGTCTGGGATTATGCGCATATCACCATACCGCGGCATTTGCGCGATATCGTGGTAACCGAATATGGCGCAGCAGACCTGCGCGGCAAGACCGATGCCGAGGTAATCAACGCCCTGCTGGCAATTACCGACTCGGCGTTCCAGCCACAATTGCTGGAACAGGCAAAAAAAGCCGGAAAGGTATCGGCCGACTACGAGATCGCACCGGCACACCGCAACAACACCCCCGAACGTATCCATCAGGCGCTGCAACCCGCCAGGGATACCGGGCAGCTGCCTGACTTTCCGCTGGGCAGCGGGCTTACCCGGGAAGAGGAACACCTGGCGGTCGCGTTATCCAGACTGTCATCCCTGGCCGGCAACAAAAGGGCACTGCTACCGATAATCGCTGCCGGACTGAAGCGGCGCCCGGGGCCGACGACCCTGGCATGCCTCGAACGTATGCAGCTTGCGCAGCCACGCGGATTTGCCGAAAGGCTGTACCGCGCACTGCTGCTGGGGACGCTGGAAACCCAAAGAGCCTGA
- a CDS encoding pyridoxal-phosphate dependent enzyme, with translation MAFPFIGHALRGGQKSRVVAVEPSACPSLTRGKYAYDYGDTAHMTPLTKMHTLGAHFTPPGFHAGGLRYHGMAPLVSHVKELGLFEAVAYTQKECFEAGVLFARAEGIVPAPEANHAVKGAIEEALRCKREGKQDVILFNLCGHGHFDMAAYTAYFAGQLSDHEYSEEELAMALSGLPSI, from the coding sequence ATCGCTTTTCCGTTTATCGGTCATGCTCTGCGTGGCGGTCAGAAGTCGCGCGTGGTGGCAGTTGAGCCCTCGGCCTGTCCTTCACTGACGCGTGGCAAATATGCCTATGATTATGGTGATACCGCGCACATGACGCCGCTGACCAAGATGCATACGCTGGGTGCGCATTTCACCCCGCCGGGCTTTCATGCAGGCGGTTTGCGTTATCACGGCATGGCCCCGCTGGTGTCGCATGTCAAGGAACTGGGCCTGTTTGAGGCTGTTGCCTATACGCAGAAAGAATGTTTTGAAGCGGGCGTGCTCTTTGCCCGTGCCGAGGGGATTGTACCGGCGCCGGAAGCAAATCATGCGGTAAAAGGTGCTATCGAGGAAGCTTTGCGCTGCAAGCGTGAAGGCAAACAGGACGTTATTCTGTTCAATCTGTGTGGTCACGGCCACTTTGATATGGCGGCTTATACTGCCTACTTTGCGGGTCAGTTGAGTGATCATGAGTACAGTGAGGAAGAGCTGGCGATGGCGTTGTCCGGGTTGCCCAGCATTTAA
- the istA gene encoding IS21 family transposase: MLTQERLVEIHVLHGQGNSIRAIAKQLGVSRNTVRRYLRDLTVVPSYPDRAARPAKLEPYKTYLLARIEAAKPHWIPATVLFSEIQDRGYAGGITQLKNYLAEFKTAVPDPVVRFETPPGKQMQVDFTTISRHRRTIKAFVATLGYSRATYVRFSEHERQDDWLRGIEEACHYFGGVPQEILFDNAKTIMIERDAYGEGQHRWNAQLLATARDYGFIARACRPYRARTKGKVERFNGYLKNSFITPLAATLNQAGLRLDVATANAHIGPWLERVAHQRIHGTTGIKPQILLDQERFQLRPLPRRAKRGLEHIPAAARPVPRESFQHPLSTYDRLLEARP, encoded by the coding sequence ATGTTGACTCAGGAGAGACTCGTGGAAATTCATGTATTACATGGCCAAGGCAACAGCATTCGCGCCATCGCAAAGCAGCTCGGAGTGTCGCGCAATACGGTGCGGAGGTATCTGCGGGATCTGACGGTTGTACCTAGCTATCCGGACCGGGCTGCTCGCCCAGCAAAGCTAGAGCCCTACAAAACCTATCTGTTAGCACGGATCGAGGCGGCCAAACCGCACTGGATACCGGCAACGGTTCTGTTCAGCGAGATTCAGGATCGTGGCTATGCTGGCGGAATCACTCAGCTCAAGAACTATCTCGCCGAGTTCAAGACGGCCGTGCCTGATCCGGTAGTTCGTTTCGAGACGCCTCCAGGCAAGCAAATGCAGGTCGATTTCACGACCATCTCTCGCCACCGGCGCACGATCAAAGCTTTCGTCGCCACGCTGGGATATAGCCGCGCTACCTACGTCCGGTTTTCCGAGCATGAGCGTCAGGATGACTGGCTGCGCGGGATCGAGGAGGCATGCCATTACTTCGGCGGGGTACCCCAGGAGATCCTGTTCGACAACGCCAAGACCATCATGATCGAGCGTGATGCTTACGGCGAAGGCCAGCATCGTTGGAATGCGCAACTGCTGGCGACTGCGCGTGATTATGGCTTTATCGCCCGCGCTTGCCGACCCTACAGAGCTCGCACCAAGGGCAAGGTCGAGCGCTTCAATGGTTACTTGAAAAACAGCTTCATCACGCCCCTGGCAGCCACTCTGAATCAGGCTGGGCTTCGGCTGGATGTGGCCACGGCCAATGCCCATATAGGTCCCTGGCTCGAGCGTGTGGCGCACCAGCGTATCCATGGCACCACCGGCATCAAGCCTCAGATATTGCTGGATCAGGAGCGCTTCCAGCTCAGGCCATTGCCACGGCGGGCAAAACGGGGCTTAGAGCACATACCCGCCGCCGCACGGCCTGTGCCCAGGGAGAGCTTCCAGCATCCGCTGAGCACCTATGATCGGCTGCTGGAGGCACGTCCATGA
- a CDS encoding TrpB-like pyridoxal phosphate-dependent enzyme, whose protein sequence is MPTKYLLDESQMPRAWYNIQADLPEPLPPVLHPGTHQPVTASDLDPLFTPALIEQEMTTEREVDIPEPVRDVYKLWRPAPLYRAYGLEKALGTPAKIYYKYEGVSPAGSHKPNSAIPQAFYNKEAGVKRLTTETGAGQWGTSLSFAGSLFDLDVTVFQVSVSFQQKPYRRAVMETYGARCIASPSELTEFGRRVLAETPDHTGSLGIAISEAVELAVKDPDTKYALGSVLNHVLLHQSVIGIESMQQMEMAGDWPDVIVGCTGGGSNFAGICQRRFKTDPLIGDIVGLKLTHPWRLIVG, encoded by the coding sequence ATGCCCACCAAGTACTTGCTCGACGAAAGTCAAATGCCGCGCGCCTGGTACAACATTCAGGCCGACCTGCCCGAACCCTTGCCGCCGGTGCTGCATCCGGGAACCCATCAGCCGGTCACTGCCAGTGATCTGGACCCCTTGTTTACTCCGGCGCTGATCGAGCAGGAAATGACCACTGAACGTGAGGTAGACATCCCCGAGCCGGTTCGTGATGTCTACAAACTGTGGCGTCCGGCACCACTTTATCGTGCCTATGGTCTGGAAAAGGCATTGGGTACGCCCGCGAAGATCTACTACAAATACGAAGGTGTCAGTCCGGCGGGTAGTCATAAACCCAACTCGGCCATTCCGCAGGCGTTCTACAACAAGGAAGCCGGGGTCAAGCGCCTGACCACCGAAACCGGTGCTGGGCAGTGGGGTACTTCGCTGTCATTCGCGGGCTCATTGTTTGATCTGGATGTGACGGTATTCCAGGTCAGTGTTTCCTTTCAGCAGAAACCTTATCGCCGTGCAGTCATGGAAACCTATGGTGCCAGATGTATCGCTTCGCCATCGGAGTTGACTGAGTTTGGTCGTCGGGTACTGGCGGAAACACCGGATCACACGGGCAGCCTGGGAATTGCCATTTCCGAAGCGGTCGAGCTGGCGGTTAAGGACCCTGACACCAAATATGCCCTTGGTTCGGTACTCAATCATGTATTGCTGCACCAGAGCGTTATCGGTATCGAATCCATGCAGCAAATGGAAATGGCGGGTGACTGGCCGGATGTGATTGTCGGCTGTACCGGCGGCGGGTCCAACTTTGCCGGGATCTGTCAACGACGGTTCAAAACTGACCCACTTATCGGCGATATCGTCGGTTTAAAACTGACCCACCCTTGGCGATTAATTGTTGGTTAA
- the istB gene encoding IS21-like element helper ATPase IstB — MNLQHQRIQHACANLKLDTLASEWSAMADRCASQEDTLADFLEQLLRLELDARSLRSRETLLKFAGFPGRKLFEDYDFKFASGAPRKQLNELTSLAFVERAENVVLLGPSGVGKSHLAISLGHKAVAQGIKTRFIAAADLMLQLATARKQERLEQYLKRSVLAPRLLIIDEIGYLPFGREEANLFFNVIAKRYEQGSVIVTSNLPFSQWSHAFADDTTLTAALLDRLLHHAHIVQIRGESYRLKDKNAAGIAPVSGSSQGLLTNN, encoded by the coding sequence ATGAACCTGCAACATCAGCGTATCCAACACGCCTGCGCGAACCTAAAGCTCGACACGTTAGCCAGCGAATGGTCAGCCATGGCCGACCGTTGCGCCTCGCAAGAAGACACCTTGGCCGACTTCCTTGAGCAGCTATTGCGCTTGGAACTGGACGCACGGTCCCTGCGCTCCCGTGAGACCTTACTCAAGTTTGCCGGCTTCCCTGGGCGCAAGCTCTTCGAGGACTATGACTTTAAATTCGCCAGCGGAGCGCCGCGCAAACAGCTGAACGAACTGACAAGCTTGGCCTTCGTAGAGCGAGCAGAGAATGTCGTACTCCTCGGCCCCAGTGGCGTTGGCAAGAGTCATCTCGCCATCAGCCTAGGTCACAAAGCCGTCGCTCAAGGCATCAAGACACGCTTCATCGCCGCAGCCGATCTGATGCTGCAACTGGCAACAGCCCGCAAACAGGAACGCCTAGAGCAATACTTGAAGCGCAGCGTGCTAGCTCCGCGGCTGCTGATCATCGACGAGATCGGCTATCTGCCGTTTGGCCGCGAAGAAGCCAATCTGTTCTTCAATGTCATCGCCAAGCGGTACGAGCAAGGCAGTGTCATCGTAACCAGTAACCTGCCGTTCTCGCAGTGGTCCCATGCCTTCGCCGATGACACAACCTTGACGGCAGCGCTGTTAGACCGGTTGTTACACCATGCGCATATCGTGCAGATCCGTGGCGAAAGCTACCGCTTGAAGGACAAGAACGCTGCGGGTATCGCGCCGGTCTCGGGCAGCAGCCAAGGTCTATTAACCAACAATTAA